A region from the Paraurantiacibacter namhicola genome encodes:
- the cpdR gene encoding cell cycle two-component system response regulator CpdR produces MIRILLAEDDQSMRTYIARALENAGYSVDSVDRGTAALPLLEDQDYDLLLSDIVMPEMDGIELAQRCAEVSPRTKVMFITGFAAVSLKASREAPEAKILSKPFHLRDLVLEVERVFEDAATASL; encoded by the coding sequence ATGATCCGAATTTTGCTGGCAGAAGATGACCAGTCCATGCGCACCTATATCGCGCGGGCCCTGGAGAACGCCGGCTACAGCGTCGATTCGGTGGACCGCGGCACCGCCGCTCTGCCCCTGCTGGAAGACCAGGATTACGACCTGCTGCTGTCCGACATCGTGATGCCGGAGATGGACGGGATCGAACTGGCGCAGCGCTGCGCCGAGGTGAGCCCGCGCACGAAGGTGATGTTCATCACCGGTTTTGCCGCCGTCAGCCTGAAGGCCAGCCGCGAGGCGCCGGAGGCGAAAATCCTGTCCAAGCCCTTCCACCTGCGCGACCTCGTGCTGGAGGTTGAGCGGGTTTTCGAGGATGCGGCGACCGCCTCGCTCTAA
- a CDS encoding N-formylglutamate amidohydrolase, translated as MSEHAFQFSGNIPAPPFTLSQSGVSQVPILIAVPHAGRAYGADLLARMRQPDLARLKLEDRLVDRIAQIVAANTGAPLLVAHAPRALLDLNRAPDDMDWSMLSGAHDKRLAHRREGPRARSGLGIIPRRLPSSGEIWRGQLPVEEYEARIEGVHRPYHDALAAQLAAIRRRWGAALLLDLHSMPPLGPGGAQFVVGDRFGSSCGSFVPALALSTLSRAGYTAGHNRPYAGGYVLDRHAAPSREVHAMQLEICRSLYLDEALDGPGPGLEETANAVTQLVRTLAAEVAARGTAGAIAAE; from the coding sequence ATGAGCGAGCACGCGTTCCAGTTTTCCGGCAACATCCCCGCGCCGCCATTCACCCTCAGCCAATCCGGCGTTTCGCAGGTGCCGATCCTGATCGCAGTGCCGCATGCCGGTAGGGCATACGGCGCGGATTTGCTGGCCCGGATGCGGCAGCCGGACCTCGCCCGCCTGAAGCTGGAAGACCGGCTGGTGGATCGCATCGCGCAAATCGTCGCGGCCAATACCGGCGCGCCGCTGCTGGTGGCGCATGCCCCGCGCGCGCTGCTGGACCTGAACCGTGCGCCCGATGACATGGATTGGTCGATGCTTTCGGGCGCGCATGACAAGCGGCTGGCCCACAGGCGCGAAGGTCCGCGGGCAAGGTCCGGCCTTGGCATCATCCCGCGCCGCCTGCCGTCTTCCGGCGAGATTTGGCGCGGGCAATTGCCGGTGGAGGAATACGAGGCGCGGATCGAAGGCGTGCACCGCCCCTATCACGATGCGCTCGCCGCGCAGCTCGCCGCGATCCGGCGGCGCTGGGGCGCGGCGCTGCTGCTGGATCTGCATTCCATGCCGCCACTGGGGCCGGGCGGAGCGCAATTCGTTGTCGGTGACCGGTTCGGATCGTCCTGCGGCAGCTTCGTACCGGCACTCGCGCTCAGCACGCTATCGAGGGCGGGGTACACCGCCGGGCATAACCGGCCCTATGCCGGAGGATACGTGCTGGACCGTCACGCCGCGCCCTCTCGCGAGGTGCATGCCATGCAGCTGGAAATCTGCCGCAGCCTCTACCTGGACGAGGCGCTGGACGGGCCGGGGCCGGGTCTGGAGGAAACCGCAAATGCGGTGACGCAGCTCGTCCGCACCCTGGCCGCCGAAGTGGCTGCACGCGGGACCGCCGGGGCCATCGCTGCGGAGTAG
- a CDS encoding SapC family protein: MASAPQANLPLFYNDLTPLNSRDHAEWRSRTTDRAKWVVNQHALPLTVEEFPLAQRNFPIVFSNSDKPVPLALMGLNEGVNVFFDDEGKALEEIYVPAYMRRYPFLLAKLQPDTDQMSLCVDPSSGLVGEFDDGEKLFDGDEASDHTKNLLQFCQQFEEAGMRTQQFIDELQKHDLLMDGEVSISRGADEQPFTYRGFKMVNQEKLRELTGDQLRKWNQNGLLPLIQAHLFSLDLMRTVFARQVEAGKGPVKAAADSAALGADATKDA; this comes from the coding sequence ATGGCCAGCGCGCCGCAAGCGAACCTGCCCCTGTTCTACAACGACCTCACCCCGCTCAACAGCCGCGACCATGCCGAATGGCGCTCGCGCACGACGGACCGCGCCAAGTGGGTCGTGAACCAGCACGCCCTTCCGCTGACCGTGGAAGAGTTCCCGCTGGCCCAGCGCAACTTCCCGATCGTGTTCAGCAATTCCGACAAGCCCGTGCCGCTGGCACTGATGGGCCTGAACGAAGGCGTGAACGTGTTCTTCGACGATGAAGGCAAGGCGCTGGAAGAGATCTACGTCCCGGCCTACATGCGCCGCTATCCTTTCCTGCTCGCCAAGCTGCAGCCGGATACGGACCAGATGTCGCTCTGCGTCGATCCCTCCAGCGGCCTGGTCGGCGAATTCGACGATGGCGAGAAGCTGTTCGACGGTGACGAAGCCAGCGATCACACCAAGAACCTGCTGCAGTTCTGCCAGCAGTTCGAAGAAGCCGGCATGCGCACGCAGCAGTTCATCGACGAACTGCAGAAGCACGACCTGCTGATGGACGGCGAAGTCTCCATCTCGCGCGGTGCGGACGAGCAGCCCTTCACCTATCGCGGCTTCAAGATGGTCAACCAGGAAAAGCTGCGTGAGCTGACCGGCGACCAGCTGCGCAAGTGGAACCAGAACGGCCTGCTGCCGCTGATCCAGGCGCACCTGTTCTCGCTCGACCTGATGCGCACGGTCTTCGCCCGCCAGGTCGAAGCCGGCAAGGGCCCGGTGAAGGCCGCCGCAGACAGCGCAGCGCTGGGCGCTGACGCCACCAAGGACGCCTGA
- a CDS encoding thiolase family protein, which yields MSEVVIAGYVRSPFHPAYRGALAKVRPDDLAANTIKGLIERTGVKADDIEDLVLGCAFPEGEQGFNLARLIVLLGDLPQSIGGITMNRFCGSSMSAVHYAAGQIALGAGEVFICAGVESMSRVPMTGFNPMPNPKLAEKSAAYVGMGDTAENVAKKYEINREAQEAFAVKSQQKAGAAVEKGSFKEEIVPIQTDGGLVEVDGTPRPGTTAEDLAGLKLAFDESGTVTAGTASPLTDGCAAVLVCSADYAAKNGLTVYAKVKSMAISGCAPEIMGIGPVEASKKALSRAGLTIDDIDIVELNEAFSSQSLACIGDLGIPEQKINLDGGAIAVGHPLGATGARIVGKAASLLKREGKKYALVTQCIGGGQGIATILEAA from the coding sequence ATGAGTGAAGTCGTCATTGCCGGTTATGTCCGCTCCCCGTTCCACCCCGCTTACCGCGGGGCGCTTGCCAAGGTCCGTCCGGACGATCTGGCAGCCAACACCATCAAGGGCCTGATCGAACGAACCGGCGTGAAGGCCGACGATATCGAGGATCTGGTCCTGGGCTGCGCCTTCCCTGAAGGTGAGCAGGGCTTCAACCTCGCCCGTCTGATCGTGCTGCTGGGCGACCTGCCGCAGAGCATCGGTGGCATCACCATGAACCGCTTCTGCGGATCGAGCATGAGCGCGGTGCATTATGCCGCTGGCCAGATCGCCCTGGGCGCTGGCGAAGTGTTTATCTGCGCAGGCGTCGAATCGATGAGCCGCGTGCCGATGACCGGCTTCAACCCGATGCCGAACCCCAAGCTCGCCGAGAAGAGCGCCGCTTATGTCGGCATGGGCGACACGGCGGAAAACGTCGCGAAGAAGTACGAAATCAACCGCGAGGCGCAGGAAGCCTTCGCCGTGAAGAGCCAGCAGAAGGCCGGTGCGGCCGTCGAAAAGGGCAGCTTCAAGGAAGAGATCGTTCCGATCCAGACCGATGGCGGCCTGGTTGAAGTGGACGGTACGCCCCGCCCCGGCACCACGGCGGAAGACCTTGCCGGCCTGAAGCTTGCCTTCGATGAAAGCGGCACGGTCACCGCAGGCACCGCCAGCCCGCTGACCGATGGCTGCGCCGCCGTGCTGGTCTGCAGCGCGGACTACGCCGCCAAGAACGGCCTTACCGTCTATGCCAAGGTGAAGAGCATGGCCATCAGCGGCTGTGCCCCGGAAATCATGGGCATCGGCCCGGTGGAGGCGTCCAAGAAGGCGCTGTCCCGCGCAGGCCTGACCATCGACGATATCGACATCGTGGAACTGAACGAAGCCTTCTCCAGCCAGTCGCTGGCTTGCATCGGCGACCTCGGCATCCCGGAACAGAAGATCAATCTCGATGGCGGCGCCATCGCCGTCGGCCACCCGCTGGGTGCAACCGGCGCGCGCATCGTCGGCAAGGCGGCAAGCCTGCTGAAGCGTGAAGGCAAGAAATACGCCCTCGTCACCCAGTGCATCGGTGGCGGACAGGGCATCGCGACGATCCTGGAGGCCGCGTAA
- a CDS encoding MerR family transcriptional regulator: MTAQQSSEQSADGDLKSIAEVAEALGITQRTLRFYEDKGLIQPTRVGSMRVYSRREMGRMQLILRGKQLGFSIREIGEFLELYDGDRNHARQTRTLLDRVRQRLADLSHQREAIDETIAELKKIEDEAQEHLTKLER; this comes from the coding sequence ATGACCGCGCAGCAGAGCAGCGAGCAATCCGCCGATGGCGACCTGAAGAGCATCGCCGAGGTCGCAGAAGCTCTGGGCATCACCCAGCGCACGCTGCGCTTCTATGAGGACAAGGGCCTCATCCAGCCGACGCGCGTGGGCTCCATGCGCGTCTATTCGCGCCGCGAGATGGGCCGGATGCAGCTGATCCTGCGCGGCAAGCAGCTGGGCTTTTCCATCCGCGAGATCGGCGAGTTCCTCGAACTGTATGATGGCGATCGCAACCATGCGCGCCAGACCCGCACCCTGCTGGACCGCGTGCGCCAGCGGCTGGCCGACCTCAGTCACCAGCGCGAGGCAATCGACGAGACGATTGCCGAGCTGAAGAAGATCGAGGACGAGGCGCAGGAGCACCTCACCAAGCTGGAACGCTGA
- a CDS encoding long-chain-fatty-acid--CoA ligase: MVAASAASKPDVNRVLAEDGSLRPRLLTEPFRRAVDLYPDRVGIDFLGLEYTYAQMGEEVARVARGLQDAGLGKGDRFGLCLPNTPYSVILYQAVLAAGGVVVNLNPLYSSAELDHLIQDSGAKMVAVPDLEMIHGKVADGFGKSALEKIVLCPMADVLPTIQSWGLRLLKRKELAKPVPGVPYINYGELKAAKGDAVDHGLVPDDIAVLQYTGGTTGRPKGAMLSHANLAANSAQMLLHLGDERDVQERTLGVLPLFHVFALTCVMNFGIEIAAELVLLPRFEMDQVLKTIKRKPPTQFFGVPTIYTAMGNLPDNKVPDLTGVRASISGGAPLPLEVRKLFEEKTGSPVVEGYGLTEASPIIVCNPLLGQGPVKEDSCGPAFPHTQIELRDPETGELNVKQGEKGEVCARGPQVMLGYWNRPGATEKTFVDGALKTGDIGYLDEDGYLFLVDRMKDLILCSGYNVYPRAIEDATYEHPAVAEAVAIGVPDSYRGESPKLFVALKEGEELTEEELNAFLTERLNKIEIPREYEFRDELPKTLIGKLSKKDLVEEEKAKRAAAKDAA, encoded by the coding sequence ATGGTCGCGGCCAGCGCCGCCTCTAAGCCTGATGTGAACCGCGTCCTTGCGGAAGACGGTTCGCTGCGTCCGCGCCTGCTGACGGAACCGTTCCGACGGGCGGTGGACCTTTACCCTGACAGGGTGGGGATCGACTTCCTCGGGCTGGAATACACCTATGCCCAGATGGGCGAGGAAGTGGCCCGCGTGGCGCGCGGATTGCAGGACGCCGGACTTGGCAAGGGCGACCGATTCGGCCTGTGCCTTCCCAACACGCCCTATTCGGTGATCCTGTACCAGGCCGTGCTGGCGGCTGGCGGCGTGGTGGTGAATTTGAACCCGCTCTATTCCAGTGCGGAGCTGGACCACCTTATCCAGGACAGCGGCGCCAAGATGGTGGCCGTGCCGGACCTGGAGATGATCCACGGCAAGGTCGCCGACGGTTTCGGCAAGAGCGCGCTGGAAAAGATCGTGCTGTGCCCGATGGCGGATGTGCTGCCCACGATCCAGAGCTGGGGCCTGCGCCTGCTGAAGCGCAAGGAACTGGCCAAGCCCGTGCCGGGCGTACCCTACATCAATTACGGCGAATTGAAGGCGGCGAAGGGCGATGCGGTCGACCACGGACTGGTGCCGGACGACATTGCCGTGCTGCAATATACCGGCGGCACGACCGGACGCCCGAAAGGCGCGATGCTGTCGCACGCGAACCTGGCCGCAAACTCTGCGCAAATGCTCCTCCATCTGGGGGATGAACGGGACGTCCAGGAAAGAACGCTTGGCGTCCTGCCGCTGTTCCATGTCTTTGCGCTGACCTGCGTGATGAATTTCGGGATCGAGATCGCGGCCGAGCTGGTGCTGCTGCCGCGGTTCGAGATGGACCAGGTGCTGAAGACCATCAAACGCAAGCCGCCCACGCAATTCTTCGGCGTGCCCACCATCTACACCGCGATGGGCAATTTGCCGGACAACAAGGTGCCGGACCTCACCGGCGTGCGGGCCAGCATCTCCGGCGGTGCGCCGCTGCCGCTGGAAGTGCGCAAGCTGTTCGAGGAAAAGACCGGCTCGCCGGTGGTCGAAGGCTACGGCCTGACCGAAGCGAGCCCCATCATCGTGTGCAACCCGCTGCTGGGCCAGGGCCCGGTCAAGGAAGACAGCTGCGGCCCGGCCTTCCCGCATACTCAGATCGAGCTGCGCGATCCGGAGACGGGCGAGCTGAACGTGAAGCAGGGCGAGAAAGGCGAAGTGTGCGCCCGCGGCCCGCAGGTCATGCTGGGTTACTGGAACCGCCCGGGCGCGACGGAAAAGACCTTCGTGGATGGCGCGCTGAAAACAGGCGACATCGGCTATCTGGACGAGGACGGTTACCTGTTCCTGGTCGACCGCATGAAGGACCTGATCCTGTGCAGCGGTTACAACGTCTATCCCCGCGCCATCGAGGATGCGACCTATGAGCATCCCGCGGTTGCAGAGGCGGTCGCGATCGGCGTGCCGGACAGCTATCGCGGCGAAAGCCCCAAGCTTTTCGTGGCGCTGAAGGAAGGCGAGGAACTGACCGAGGAAGAGCTGAACGCCTTCCTGACCGAGCGGCTAAACAAGATCGAGATACCGCGCGAATACGAGTTCCGCGACGAGTTGCCCAAGACGCTGATCGGCAAGCTGTCCAAGAAGGACCTGGTCGAGGAAGAGAAGGCGAAGCGCGCCGCTGCAAAGGATGCCGCATGA